A genomic region of Thunnus maccoyii chromosome 13, fThuMac1.1, whole genome shotgun sequence contains the following coding sequences:
- the LOC121910178 gene encoding claudin-4-like — protein MVSGGRQILGMALAIIGFLGSIITCALPTWKVTAFIGANIITAQVTWEGLWMNCVTQSTGQMQCKVYDSLLALPQDLQAARALTILAIIIGVFGILLGIVGGKCTNFVDDERQKSKVAIAAGVVFIIAGLLVLIPVCWTAHTIIRNFYNVVLTNAQKRELGASLYIGWGSAGLLFLGGGLLCSSCPPKEENAYDVKYSKAGSVQSSRAYV, from the coding sequence ATGGTGTCTGGAGGAAGACAGATTCTGGGTATGGCCCTGGCCATTATCGGCTTTCTGGGGAGCATCATCACCTGCGCTCTCCCCACCTGGAAAGTCACAGCCTTTATTGGTGCCAACATCATCACCGCTCAAGTGACCTGGGAGGGTTTGTGGATGAACTGTGTGACCCAGAGTACAGGCCAGATGCAGTGCAAAGTCTATGACTCTCTCCTGGCTTTACCTCAAGACCTGCAGGCTGCCAGAGCACTGACTATCTTGGCCATCATCATCGGGGTCTTTGGGATACTTCTTGGCATCGTTGGGGGCAAGTGCACCAACTTTGTGGATGATGAAAGGCAGAAATCCAAAGTGGCCATTGCTGCTGGAGTCGTCTTCATCATCGCGGGCCTCTTGGTGCTTATTCCCGTCTGCTGGACCGCCCACACTATCATTCGTAATTTCTATAACGTTGTCCTAACCAATGCCCAGAAGAGGGAGCTGGGGGCTTCGCTGTACATCGGCTGGGGCTCTGCAGGGCTGCTGTTCCTGGGTGGAGGCCTCCTCTGTAGCTCCTGTCCCCCAAAAGAAGAGAACGCCTATGATGTGAAGTACTCAAAGGCTGGCTCTGTGCAGAGCAGCAGGGCCTACGTTTAG